The genomic stretch AAGTATGACTCGTATCTACGTGGCGCATAAATACACATCTCATAAACAAAATAATCACTAACCATTTGACCGCCCAATTCGTCACTGAAGCCCGCGGCTATAGCCCAACATCAACCTCATCCGACAAGCTTCACAATGACACACCGCGCACGAtaggcgttcaaagggttaataaaGCGCATTAATATCTCCTCAGCTACTTTCTTCATCTCTATATCTACAATTGTCACGCTAGCAAGCCAGCCCGCCTCCCTCGTTACGCTCAATCTCAGTCCTCACGTACTCCGCCTGTTTCTCATTGAGGCCTAACTGAGGGAGTTCGGCCTCGAACTGCGCCTTGCCGCCGACGCCCACGAGGTAGCCGTTGAGCCGCGCCGCGAGGTGCGAGGTCTGAAGCTTGCCCGAGTCCAGGCCCAGGCTCCGGCAGAGATCCTTGTGGCCTTGGAGACGGTACTTTTGGTGGTAGCTGGAAAAGATCATGGAAATTCTTTAGACTCTGACCACGTTAACTTAGCGCAAATTTGGCAATAAGAACGCATACATATACCAATAAGCTTCATCTGGCATACGAACTTAACGTGATAATTATCAAAAAGAGAGATTCGGTGTGAAACTCAGTAACCACTAATTTCTGAGTAGGTACGTATTATGTGTCTTGAAGTGCAATCTTCCCTAAAACTTGAAATGTATTTAATTCTACATTTCTAAAATTAGCGCACAAAATAGTGTAGGTATTGTTGAATATTGCCAACGCCTGATAGTTTCTTCAATGCAAATACACTTACTGAATCTCTCCATGATTGGTATCTATCTAGTCATAATAACATTCGTCCCAAAGTCGCGTTTCTAATAATAGACCAACCATTAATAATGAggataaattttaataaacataGTCAACAAAGAGATGTCGTATTAGGAACCCACATAACATCGAAGTAGAGGTCAAACTATCCTTTATAGAGTTGTAGATCGTGAGACCGTGACACCATTAAAATCCGCATTATGTATGCTACTGTTGCTATGCCGACAGCGCGCGCCAATATAACGAGGACAACGAGAATTGATTTCAATTACTCACTGCCAAGcctatgaatatgaatatatatTTACGTTTAATAAACCTAATATCGAAACGATTCACTACGAAACGTACCTATCAAGTCAATAACCGTTTTATTCGTCACTAGAATAACCTATTCAGTCATTTGTTTGAGTAGATAGGAAGCCatttttttatagcctataggagtgtcccactgctgggcaggACGGATCTCGGAGCAGAGGAAGACCAAAACGGAGACGGCGGGACGACCTTGACATATTTTGTAAAGGAagccataatatttattaaatcatttattgAGAACCATGGTACAAAGTAGACCATGGACCcgagtatgtccttaaactacgtccaaaaccaccgttggacgggcagcagcgtccctcaaattcggtgcactcgactgcgatcgccaacccgcctgcccagcgtggcgattatggcattcaccccccatccggcacgtacggaggtccaagggggaggcctatgtttagcagtggacgtcttatggctgagatgatgatgatgatgctacAAAGTTGTTACAATTAAATTATAGGAATACATGGCACCCTAAAGAGGGTATTGCAAATAAATTAGAAGCTGGAGAGTTGCttgtttcatttattatttaggtattctTGTGTTTTACTGTTGGACAAAACCCTACCTCTCCCATATTTCGTCTCGAATTTGGCCACATTAGTCTAATTACTGTTCCTCACGCCACAAGCGGAACGGCAACTGACATACATAGGGCTtcattatatgtacttatatatcTCACTTCACAAATCGCTGGCcaaatattacagggttctatgtttcacttttatcgaactgaaatttaaaCACTGTCATactgacattaagtcgaatttcaactatcttgaaaatgtaaccctgtaaattaataatgtcatttatttaaacataatatacatttttatgttacAACTACTTACACCAAACTGTGACGAATTTCCTGTAATGAATTTCGAATGTGGACGCCGGTGCTATCTCGGTGCGCAGCTGGCCGAACCGCGCCGTCATCTCTTTGTACGACTCCTCGCCTTCACTCCTCATCATGGTATAAGATCATAGATTGGTACCATATTAGAGAGGTACTTACTCTTCGGCCGGGTCCTGGCCCCGGGTAGAATGTGGACGCCGGTGCTATCTCGGTGCGCAGCTGGCCGAACCGCGCAGTCATCTCTTTGTAGGACTCCTCGCCTTCACTCCTCATCATGGTATTAGATCATAGATTGGTACCATTTTAGAGAAGTACTTAATCTTCGGCCGGGTAGAATGTGCGCCGGTGTTATCTCGATGCGCAGCTGGCCGAACCGCGCCGTCATCTCTTTGTAGGACTCCTCGCCTTCACTCCTCATCATGATATAAGATCATAGATTGGTACCATATTAGAGAGGTACTTACTCTTCAGCCGGGTAGAATGTGGACGCCGGTGCTATCTCGGTGCGCAGCTGGCCGAACCGCGCCGTCATCTCTTTGTACGACTCCTCGCCTTCACTCCTCATCATGGTATAAGATCGTAGATTGGTACCATATTAGAGAGGTACTTACTCTTCGGCCGGGTCCCGGCCCCGGGTAGAATGTGGACGCCGGTGCTATCTCGGTACGCAGCTGGTCGAACCGCGCTGTCATCTCCTTGTAGGACTCCTTGCCTTCACTCCTAATCATGGTATAAGATCATAAATTGGTACCATATTAGAGAGGTACTTACTCTTCGGCCGGGTAGAATGTGGACGCCGGTGCTATCTCGGTGCGCAGCTGGCCGAACCGCGCCGTCATCTCTTTGTGGGACGCCTCGGCCGCCTCACGCTGCTCCTCGTCATGGTATAGGATCATGGATTGGTACTGAAATTGAGAAATCAACATGTCAGCTTTCAGACTACGTACAGCGATGATATTCAACACTAGAAAGTATGTCGTGTGAAAAAATATTCGCGATTAAGGCATttttcattataatatttattttatgatgttGTGTACAAGCAGGTACCTCATAATTATCTATTTCTTCATCGGTTGGTAGTACTGTCACCATATAGTGCTTTTCGAAAACATTGCAAATGCACTAGCTATAATATATTTGTGAATTTTTTATAGGTAAAAAAGGCATTTCCGAAATCGGTGCAACATTGCTCGTTAAATCAGGGAACattaaatgaaattatataaaacgcCTTCCTCTTTGATTTGTTACACAACTCttcctatttattttaaataatagctAATAATAGGCTGctgacacaaaataaaaaaagaaaatcaaCAAACAAGAGAATAAACAGTGGATATGAAATATTTATAGCCAACTATGAATAGCAAACGagtgtatattattaaaatgtccAGTTTTACGTCAAGATATTGCCAGAAAGTGGAACTACCTACGAGTAACCTGTTTTCAGCTTGTCCGTGCAATGTCAATGTCACCTAGGAACAAACTAGTAGTCGTAAAAAATAATAGTTAACATAAACATATTccattcatatttatttatatttcattttcCAGTATTCTTGTATAGAATGCTTTATTTTGTTCAGAAGCAAAGAAATACCTCtataactaaactaaactagaGTTCAAATTTTTATTATTCTTGCTATAGTCCAAAATGATCATTAATACTTTCATTTACCTATGtgtaaatcgtcgggtgacaagcaaaagtcactaagtaccaccacaagttcatagccatagtgaaacATATTAATACTAAAAGAAGGTcaatttttgtttaaatttttttagtaattagtgacttttgcttgtcacctgacgaaatattatttgaactAAGCAGGTCTTATACAAAACCTTTTCAATTTCATAACTAATTTGAATAGAAATGCACCTACGTATAATCCGTGGACCATAGGCTTTGTTTTAGACTGATGTGTGAGCTTTAGCGGTATAACAGATTtgaaagaaagaagaaaaaaattaactcattcaaaggttaactggaagagatcccgtagagggataagttcgcctttgttgtattgaATCCACTCTGTAACTATCTTTCTCGTGTgtttatttctatgtacaataaaagtattaaaaaaatgataAGATGTAGTTCTACTTTCGAATTACCTGTCTCTTTATCTTGGTGGTTAGTCCATACTCGTGGTTAGCCCAGAACATGTCCAGCAGATCCTCGAAGGTGACGGATTTGGGGTCGCGATGTAGTTAGAATTACCTGTCTCTTTAGCTTGGTGGTTAGTCCATACTCGTGGTTAGCCCAGAACATGTCCAGCAGATCCTCGAAGGTGACGGATTTGGGGTCGCGATGTAGTTAGAATTACCTGTCTCTTTAGCTTGGTGGTTAGTCCGTACTCGTGGTTAGCCCAGAACATGTCCAGCAGATCCTCGAAGGTGACGGATTTGGGGTCGCGATGTAGTTAGAATTACCTGTCTCTTTAGCTTGGTGGTTAGTCCGTACTCGTGGTTAGCCCAGAACATGACCAGGAGATCCTCGAAGGTGACGGATTTGGGGCCGTGATGTAGTTAGAATTACCTGTCTCTTTAGCTTGGTGGTTAGTCCGTACTCGTGGTTAGCCCAGAACATGTCCAGCAGATCCTCGAAGGTGACGGATTTGGGGTCGTGATGTAGTTAGAATTACCTGTCTCTTTAGCTTGGTGGTTAGTCCATACTCGTGGTTAGCCCAGAACATGTCCAGCAGATCCTCGAAGGTGACGGATTTGGGGTCGTAGTCCAGCTCTATCACCTCCGTGTGGTCTCCGCTGTAATACACAATAATTAGGTGTTGATTAATTTATTCTATTAcacgcacgggttacacaaaactttaACAAATACACCTGAATCTTCCTCAAGCAGCACAGGTAAAAGCCGCAAGAAAATTCGcttgagtttattgcgaacatacatacaaatatacagacagacgcagcaGGGAACTTCGTTTTATAAGCTGTAGTGATGATCAACTTATATCGCTTTAGAAGCAGACTATAaacattttcaccacaccagatCGGAAGGACTTACTTTGcaattca from Cydia fagiglandana chromosome 11, ilCydFagi1.1, whole genome shotgun sequence encodes the following:
- the LOC134668842 gene encoding peptide methionine sulfoxide reductase; the encoded protein is MLRIIRSFCNMKPPVNATLLHDVDIPTKKATFGMGCFWSNDSLFGATPGVIRTRVGYSGGTTKNPHYRSLGDHTEVIELDYDPKSVTFEDLLDMFWANHEYGLTTKLKRQYQSMILYHDEEQREAAEASHKEMTARFGQLRTEIAPASTFYPAEDYHQKYRLQGHKDLCRSLGLDSGKLQTSHLAARLNGYLVGVGGKAQFEAELPQLGLNEKQAEYVRTEIERNEGGGLAC